The Phragmites australis chromosome 1, lpPhrAust1.1, whole genome shotgun sequence genomic interval GGTTTGAGGAAGGTCAAACCCTCGGCTTGCTATGTCCGTCGAAATGAGCAGGAAAACCTCTTCCCTTGACTTCCTGCAGGGAGGAACAGTGCATGTAAGTGCAGAAATCTCATAGTCAAACGTGATGGTTCTTCAATTAACGAAACAAAGATGCTGGGTACTTCAGACAAGAAACTCAGCGGGAACTTAAGTGAATGAGGCAGCTCGAGCATTGAAATTCATAtcttcctccaagagaagcaCATCTAGGTTTCCCTTGTATCTACTTCTCAGGAACTCGACAACAATGGTGGTTGAAGGAAGATTTCCAGCCTTCTTTGATCTCTCAGACTAGTAAAATAGGTTGAGGAGTTAGGAAAAGGAATGCAAAGGTGAGGTTGATACACTACTTGTCTGGTTCAGTAAGACACATTCATCAACAACATAATTGCACAGGACTAGGTGACAGATAGATACTTCTGAGTTAGTGAACAAACCAGAATTTTTACTTATAACCGCCAAAagaaacaattttttaaaaaaaaggaagtaACAGAATCAAAACATATATCTATTTCTAAAAGGTACAATAGCATGCTATAATTATGAATTGGACATTCATCATAGCACAAGTGGAAATTGGAAATATAATGAAAATACGGATGGTCTCACTGCCCACAAACAATGCCAATAGGTAATCACAGTCCCTGGTTTTCGTGTTTACAATGATGAATGATGACTGGGGTATTGATTTTTCAGAAGTCTATTCGATTTTGTTCAGTCATTGGCAAGATAGAAGGAATGAAACAATCTGCTAAAGCACAGTTGTCAAATTGGCTCAACTCATCACAAATGTGTTACGTTAATCAGCTTGTCCATGTCAGTATGGAATCATAGTGCATAACTGCAGCATGCATTATCTATATCATTCCATATCAGTAGATACAAATGGAAAAAAAAGTTTGATGACTACTTTCTATTTTGTATTTGCATCTGAGATAATATTGCTGGTCCATCATGAGATCACTGGGCCAATTGGCACCTCTACTGAGGAAGCACCCCAAGAAAATAGATGACACAAATTCCCATGATACTAGAGCAGTTTTATAATCAACATGGCATGGCATAAACAAAATTCATGTACACCAGTACCTGTTCAGCAACAAATATGATTCCGGACTTGGGTGCATCCCTCTCAAGCAAGGACAGTAAAATATGTAACCTTTCCTTCTTAGTGCAGATATGTACATTGATTGTTCTGAAAAGAAATCTCAGGAGCAAGGAGGTTGGTTGTGCACCTACTTGGCCAGGAGGTACTAGTTGGGGCAAAAAAAATCCTGGGTGAGGAAAGGCTGCTTCTATATCCATGGGGTTAGTTGAAAATCAGAACAAATGTACCATGCAATATACAAGAATGAAAGTTACTATATTTCACAACGATGAGCTTGTGGGTGGGCATGCCTGTGGGTAAATGCCTATGGTTgtggggaggagggggagaaaATCGAAAGGTTTCTCGCAGGACCTAAATGAGGAAGTATGTGCAAGGTCATTATACAGAGAATTTGATATGCTCACCACATATTTGTGACGTAGATGTGAAGGCATAGGCTGTACAGGGTTGACATGAACATGAACCACATCAATCTGTACCAAGATaagatagactatgtgaaaAAACACTAGCCTTCTTTGAAGTACAAAAAACGCCAGCAGTTCAGATGATAATGACAATGTATGTTCAAGACATGTAGATAAGAAAGTCCGAATAGTCCATCATTGTTCGACAGAGGTTGGAACAACCTTGGTCCACTTATGCTGTACGAAGTCATGCACAAAGCGATTGTGCTGAAGGATCGATGCGCTTGCGAATATGGTTTGACGACTGCAAGCCGCTGAATAAGAGGTTAATATTTTGAGAAGAGAGCTTACTTGCTTTGATGatccaaaaataaaatcaacCCATCAAAATGACAAGGTTAGCCCCTTAGCTAATATATAGACACTGCATCAGCAAACATAGCAAATACTGCATGTAATTCTGTTCAAGACTGAAGAATGCAGTGATCACCTCACCTCATCGATAACTAGTACTCTCATGGATTGAAGGCTGAAAGCACGCCTCTCAACCATTTGACACAAGCTTGCCACAGTAGCTACAATTATTGCAGGGGGCTCAGCCTGGAAATTTACCAATAATGTTAGCAGGAAgacatcacaattcacaacagAGAAGAGGAAAAATAGCTCTACTCTTTACATGCCAGCATCAGTGAATTCACATTGTATGTACCAATTTACCTATGAAATATAATCAGAAAACATAACCGAGGGGTCCTGAAATGCTGCAAGGGATATACGGACCTAACCATTTGTTGGCTATTTTTAATCAAAATGCTCCGAACTGATCAAACATCGACATAGACACATCAAACacgagacacgatttttacgtAGAAAATCCTTGTGGAAAAAAACCATGGACGTCAATCGGCGATCTTTactatatcagggatgtgtacAATGCAGGAGATTACAATGATTGTCTTGGCTCtccttgcagcttacaagatatatttataggggtagACACATACGACTCTAGTCTAATATGGACTGTTCCGAAATATGGACCGAAGACGTCCCTTGTCTGgcccaacaagaattcggatcacaatccaataaATTCCACCTTGAGACGAAttccatcttgtagcaaataaagaatcatcaataaactcccttcaataataaatatcaccgacGCAAAAAATCTCTAGAATTCAAACTGTATCACcaactaaacttgagcatagctcaaatttagtagcaggaactggctttgtcatcatatcagcaggattatcatgagtgcttatcttgcatattttaatatcatcttGAGCAATGATATCTCGAATACAATGATAACtcacatcaatgtgctttgttctttcatgaaacatttgatcctttgtaaggCAAATAACACTCTGACTATCACATAATATATTAATGcaagaattatctccacaaaGCTCAGTGTACAAACCTCTCAACCAAATagcttctttgcatgcttcagaaatagccatatattcagcttcagtagtaaAACAATAGTAGCCTGCAAACATGCTTTCCAACTAACAACACGACCACCAACGGTGAAAATATAACCTGTGAGAGATctcctcttatccaaatcaccagcataatctgagtcaacataactaacaagttcatctccagattttccaaactgcaaacaagcattagaaCTACCACGCAGATATTTGAAAATCCACTGAACAGCTTTCCAATGCTCTTTGCCAGGATTAgccatgaatctactaacaacactcaGTGCATGAGACAAATCAGGACGAGAGGAGACCAtggcatacataagtgaaccaactgcactagaatatggaactctagacATATACTCAATATCATACTCTGACTCAGGACATAaagctgaagataatttgaaatgagcAGCTAATGGAGTACTCACTGTTTTTGTATCATGCATATTAAAACAACGaaggaccttctcaatataaccTTGCTGACTAAGATATAATTTGTCAACTTTCATatctctaatgatctccatgctaagaattttctttgctgcacctaaatcctttatctcaaattcattactcaactgtgatttcaatttggctatttctgatttatcctttgcagcaatcaacatatcatcgacatagagaagcaaataaatagctgaactATTAACAATCTTCAAATAGACACAACTATCATGATTAGaacgcttaaaaccattagagagcataaatgagtcaaacctcttgtaccactgtctaggagactgcttcaaaccataaagagatttctttaatttacagataaagtcttcttttccaggaataacaaaaccttcaggttgatccatataaatgtcttcatctaactccctatgtaaaaatgcagttttaacatctaattgctcaagttcataatcacgcatagcaacaatactgagcaaagtgcgaatagaactatgcttcacaaCAGGGAAGAAGGcgtcattataatcaatacctggAATCTGGCTATAACCtttagcaaccaaccttgctttataCCTTGTTACTTCATTAGAAGAATACActcctttcttttgaaaatccatttgcaACTAATaggcttcttctcttttggcaaTTTGACTAAATCTCAAGTATCATTCCTTTCAAGTGACTCGatctcatcttgcattgcagtcatccaattattACAATCAGCAGAAGTAATAGCCTCATTGTAATTAGAAGGTTCTGCATCACCTTCAGcttcttctgcacaactcaGAGCATAAGCAGCAATATTACACTTCTCAATTAACCTCTTGGGTGGATTAATTTATCTTCTAGACCTATCAACTGCAATAAAATGTTGTGTGGGCTGCACAACGGATGAAGGATGTGGAACACTAGATGAATtatgatcaataaataaattttcagcaatagTTGTATCTTGGACAATGGTATCTGTTGTactttctgcattaataaaatgctcTACCTGCACGCTAGAACTCTGCTGACTCTGAACAGGAGCATTTGGAAACATAATAGATTCATTAAAGACAACATTCCTGCTAATCACTACCTTTTGTGTTGCAggattccacaatttataacctttaaTACCGGATTTATAACAAAAAAGATACACTTAACAGCTCTAAGCTCCAATTTTCCATTATCAACGTGAGCATAAAcaggacaaccaaaaactctcaattctgaataatcAACTGGAGAAGCAGACCATAtctcaattggagttttcttatcaatggcaatgttgggtgatcgattaataagatagcaagcagtgAAAACGGCTTCAGCCAAAAACACctatgcatacctgcattagacaacatgcaacgGGCCCTCGAGATGATAGTTATGTTCATACGTTCagctacaccattttgttgtggAGTACCAGTAACAGTGTAATGTCTCACAATGCCttcagacttacaatatgaatcaaattcatcagaacaaaattccatcccattatcagtacgaagcttctttaccttcttttcagtttgcctttcaaccataaccttccactttttaaatgctttaaatgcttctgatttatgcttcaagaaataagGCAAAACTTTTctcgagtaatcatcaataatagttaacatataacgaAAACCACATAGTGAAGACCTACGAGATGGTCCCATAAATCAGAATacacataatcaagaataccttctgttgtatgaactgaagtgttgaatttcaccctcttatgcttgtcaaaaatacaatgctcacaaaatttcagcttgCCGATACTATATCCATCAAGAAGACATCTCTTGCTCAATTCTGTCAAACCAAGTTTACTCATATGCCCAAGACGCATATGCAAaagattagtagcatcagaatctaataatgaatgtgaacttacagcggcatcacctgtgattgtagtgcctcggagatgatataaattggcagactttaaatcacctttcattacaataagagaACCctttttcaccttcaaaataccatctccacccgaccaatcataccctttattatcaaaagtactcaaagaaataaggttccttttcatacctggaacgtgcctcacatctgtcaaaattctaacaatgccatcatgcatttttatcataattgatccaatttCAACAATTGGATGTGGGTTAT includes:
- the LOC133886570 gene encoding DEAD-box ATP-dependent RNA helicase 58, chloroplastic-like, yielding MALLDGGMLRRQKSWVKAEPPAIIVATVASLCQMVERRAFSLQSMRVLVIDERLAVVKPYSQAHRSFSTIALCMTSYSISGPRLMWFMFMSTLYSLCLHIYVTNMWKSREEVFLLISTDIASRGFDLPQTSHIYNFDLPKTATHYPHRAGRTGREPFSKLECGVTTLITEDEHFVLQRFQNELKFHCEELPLESLLTSNL